The sequence CGTCCCGGAAGACCGGGGCCATCTGGTCCTTGCAGTGCTGGACGACGGCGGCGACCTCCTCCTCGGTGACGAAGGCGCCCTGCATACGGGTGGGTTTGTTGGCGCCCATCGGGAGGAAGAGTCCGTCGCCCTTGCCGATGAGCTTCTCGGCCCCGGGCTGGTCGAGGATGACGCGGCTGTCGGCGAGCGACGAGGTGGCGAAGGCGAGCCGGGAGGGCACGTTCGCCTTGATCAGGCCGGTCACGACGTCGACCGAGGGCCGCTGGGTGGCGAGCACCAGGTGGATACCCGCCGCGCGGGCGAGCTGGGTGATGCGGACGATCGAGTCCTCGACGTCGCGCGGGGCCACCATCATGAGGTCGGCCAGCTCGTCGACGATCACCAGCAGATACGGGTACGGGGACAGCTCGCGCTCGCTCCCCTCGGGGAGCTTCACCTTGCCTTCGCGTACCGCCTTGTTGAAGTCGTCGATGTGCCGGTAGCCGAAGGCGGCGAGGTCGTCGTAGCGCAGATCCATCTCGCGCACGACCCACTGCAGCGCCTCTGCGGCCTTCTTGGGGTTGGTGATGATCGGGGTGATCAGATGCGGGATGCCCTCGTACGCGGTCAGCTCGACGCGCTTGGGGTCGACGAGGACCATCCGCACGTCCTCGGGGGTGGCCCGCACCATGATCGAGGTGATCAGGCAGTTGATGCAGGACGACTTGCCGGAGCCGGTGGCGCCGGCCACGAGCATGTGGGGCATCTTCGCCAGGCTGTGCATGACGTAGCCGCCCTCGACGTCCTTGCCGAAGGCCACCATCATCGGGTCGTCGTCCTCGGCCAGGCGCAGCACGTCGCCGAGGTTGACCATCTCCCGGTCGCTGTTGGGGATCTCGATGCCGACGGCCGACTTGCCCGGGATCGGCGAGATGATCCGCACGTCAGGACTGGCCACCGCGTAGGCGATGTTCTTGGTCAGGGCGGTGATCTTCTCGACCTTCACCGCGGGGCCGAGCTCCACCTCGTACCGGGTGACGGTGGGCCCCCGGGTGAAGCCGGTGACCGCGGCGTCCACCTTGAACTCGGTGAAGACGGTGGTCAGCGACTCGACCACGCGGTCGTTGGCGGCGCTGCGGGTCTTACCGGGGCCGCCTCGCTCCAGCAGGTCGAGCGAGGGCAGGGAGTAGGTGATGTCGCCGGAGAGCTGGAGCTGCTCGGCGCGGGCGGGGAGCCCCGGCGCGGACTCCGGGGCGGGTTTGGTCAGGTCGGGGACCCCGCCCGACCGCTCCTCGGCGCCCTCGGACGCGGGGGCGGACTTCCGGACTCCGGGCCTCGGGCGCTCCTCGGCCTCCCGGGCCCCGGGCACGGGCGTTCCGGTGCGTTCCCGGTCCGCGGAGACGCCCTGGGTCAGGTCGGCGACGACGGGCGAGGGCGGCATGCCGTTGAGTACGGCGCCGTCGAGCGCGGCAGCGGCGGCCGCGGCGACGTCGACCGCGTCCAGCGGCCGGTTCATGGCGGGCTGCGCGGAGGGCCTGCGGGTCCGGCGGCGTTTGGTGAGCGCCTCCTCCTCGGCCCGGTCGTGGTCGTCGTGGACCGGGCCCGCGTCCGTCCGCCGGGTGCCGGGCCGACGGTTCCGCCCGGGGAGGGCCTCCCGCCACTGCTCGTCGTAGCGCTCGTCGTCGTCCTCGTAGCCCTCGATCTCCTCGGGGGTGGGTTCGACGATGCCGAGGCGGACGCCGAGCTGACGCAGCCGCCGCGGAATGGCGTTGACCGGGGTGGCGGTGACGACGAGGAGCCCGAACACGGTCAGCAGCACCAGCAGCGGTACGGCGAGCACCTCGCCCATCATGAAGATCAGCGGCTTGGACATGGCCCAGCCGACCAGCCCGCCGGCGTCCTGCATGGCCTCGGTGCCCGCGTCCCTGCCGGGCGAGCCGCAGGCGATGTGGACCTGGCCGAGGACGCCCACGACGAGAGCGGACAGCCCGATGACGATACGGCCGTTGGCCTCGGGCCGCTCCGGGTAGAGGATGAGCCGTACCGCCATCGCGCCCAGCAGTATCGGGGCGAGCAGGTCGAGTCGGCCGAAAGCGCCGGTCACCAGCATCTCGACCAGATCGCCGACCGGGCCCTGGAGGTTGGACCAGGTGCCGGCGGCGACGATCAGCGCGAGGCCGAGCAGCAGCAGGGCGAGCCCGTCCTTGCGGTGGGCGGGGTCAAGTCCCTTGGCGCCGCGCCCTATCGACCGGAACACCGCACCGACGCCGTGGGCCGCACCGAGCCAGACCGCGCGCACCAGCCGGTAGACGCCCCCGGTGGGGGACGGCGCGGGTTTGGGCGCGGGCTTCCTGGCCGCCGCCTTCTTCGCGGGCGCCCGCTTGGCGGGGGCGGCCGACTTCTTCGGTGCGGTCTTCCTGGCGGGCGCGGCTTTCTTCGCCGGGCCCGGAGTACGGCCGACGCGCTTGGTGGTGCCCGCCGTGCCCTGGGAACCCTTGCCGGACGTACGTGAGGCCATGGTGCCGAGGTTACCGCTGTCGTCGCCCGTGAACACGTTCGCCTACTGGTTCACCCGACCGTGTCGCCCCCGGGCAGCGGGGAACTGACGCCGCCTCATGGGCACGGGCGCCTCTTCACCGGGAGAGGGGGGAGTCAGCTCTGTGCGGGCACGACGCCCCCGCCGGTGCCCGGCTCCAGGGCGTCCAGCGCACGGCGCAGGCCGGTCAGCTTGCGCTCCAGGTGGGCGGCGGTGGCGACCGCGGCGGCGTCCGCGGACTCGTCGTCGAGCTGCTTGGAGAGCGCCTCCGCCTGCTCCTCGACCGCCGCGAGCCGTGCGGAGAGTTCGGCCAGGAGCCCGGCCGACTCCTTCTCGTGCTCGCCGCCCGCGTGGCCGTCGCCGTCCAACTGGAGCCGCAGCAGAGCCGCCTGCTCGCGGAGCTTGCAGTTCTTCATGTACAGCTCGACGAAGACGGAGACCTTGGCCCGCAGCACCCACGGGTCGAACGGCTTGGAGATGTAGTCCACCGCACCGGCGGCGTACCCGCGGAAGGTGTGGTGCGGACCGTGGTTGATCGCGGTGAGGAAGATGATCGGGATGTCCCGGGTCCGTTCCCGTCGCTTGATGTGCGCGGCCGTCTCGAAACCGTCCATGCCCGGCATCTGGACGTCCAGCAGAATGACCGCGAAGTCGTCCGTGAGCAGCGCTTTGAGCGCCTCCTCCCCTGACGATGCCCGGACCAGTGTCTGATCGAGCGCAGAGAGGATGGCCTCCAGCGCCAGCAGATTCTCCGGCCGGTCATCGACCAGGAGGATCTTGGCCTTCTGCACCATGGCCCGCCCTCCTCGCCCCGGAAATGCACCGGGTGCCGCCCCAGGGGACGACTCCCTTACGCCGTCCGTCCTTGTGCCGGTCATGGTAGCCGCACCCCGCCCGTCGCCACACCCTGTCACCGCGATGTCACTGTGCACATAACGCAAACGCGGTGGGAGACCAGAAGGTTCCCCGAATGCAGCGCGTTCACACCCGTTCGAGCACAGTCGGTCAACAACTCACGCCAATTCGTTCAATCCTCGATCACTCTCCGTGCATCCACTGCTCCATCACCGCAAGCAGGTGATCAGGATCGACAGGCTTCGTTACGTAGTCGGAAGCTCCGCAGTCGATGGCCTTCTCCCGGTCGCCCTTCATCGCCTTCGCGGTGAGCGCGACGATCGGCAGCCCGGCGAACTGCGGCATCCGCCGGATCGCGGTCGTCGTCGCGTACCCGTCCATCTCCGGCATCATGATGTCCATCAGCACGACCGTCACATCGTCGTGCTGCTCCAGGACTTCGATGCCCTCCCGGCCGTTCTCCGCGTACAGCACGGAGAGGCCGTGCTGCTCCAGCACACTGGTGAGCGCGAAGACGTTGCGGATGTCGTCGTCGACGATGAGCACCTTCTCGCCGCGGAAGCGGAACGTCCGCCGGGGCGCCGGCTCGACCGCCGCGCCCTGGTCCTGCCCCTGGCTCTCGCCCTGACTCCCCTGCACCCACTCCTCCTGCTGCGGGGCGCTCTCGGACGCCGTGCGCCCGGCCGGCAGAGCGGGCTTGCGGCCCGCGTCACCCAGGGCCTTGCGGCGCCTGCGGAACACCCCGGCGGAGTTGGCCGGGTCGCCGTACGGAGCCGACTGGCCCTGCGGTGACTGCGCCTGCCCCATCTCGCCCGAGCCGCCCAGCACCTCGGCGGAACCGGAACCCACCGGGGGGTAGCCCTGGGGCGGCAGTTCGGCGCGGTGCAACGGCAGGTACAGGGTGAAGGTCGAACCCCGTCCGGGCTCGCTCGCCGCATGGATCTCCCCGCCGAGCAGCCGGGCGATCTCCCGGCTGATGGAGAGCCCGAGACCGGTACCGCCGTACTTCCGGCTCGTCGTACCGTCCGCCTGCTTGAACGCCTCGAAGATCACCAGCATCTTGCTGGACGCGATCCCGATCCCGGTGTCGGTGACCGAGAACGCGATCAGATCGGCGTCGGCGTCCCGCAGCGAACCCGCCTCCAGCAGATGCTCGCGGATCGCGTTCGGCACATCGGCGCCGGCGGGCCGGATCACCAGCTCCACCGCGCCGCTGTCGGTGAACTTCACCGCGTTGGAGAGCAGGTTGCGCAGCACCTGGAGGAGCCGCTGCTCGTCGGTGTGCAGCGTCGCCGGAAGCTCCGGTGACACCCGTACGGAGAAGTCGAGCCCCTTCTCCGCGGTGAGGGGGCGGAACGTCGCCTCCACGTAGTCGACCAGCTGGACCAGCGCGATCCGGGTCGGGCTGACATCCATCTTGCCCGCCTCGACCTTGGAGAGGTCGAGGATGTCGTTGATCAGCTGGAGCAGGTCCGACCCCGCCCCGTGGATCGTCTCGGCGAACTCCACCTGCTTCGGCGACAGATTGCCCTCGGCGTTGTCCGCCAGCAGCTTCGCCAGAATCAGCAGCGAGTTGAGCGGGGTGCGCAGCTCGTGCGACATGTTCGCCAGGAACTCGGACTTGTAGCGCATCGAGACCGCGAGCTGCTCGGCGCGCTCCTCCAGCACCTGCCGCGCCTCCTCGATCTCGGTGTTCTTCACCTCGATGTCGCGGTTCTGCTGGGCCAGCAGCTCGGCCTTCTCCTCCAGCTCGGCGTTGGACGCCTGGAGGGCCTTCTGCCGGTTCTCCAGCTCCTGCGAGCGGTCACGCAGCTGCTCCGTCAGCTCCTGCGACTGCTCCAGCAGCTTCTCGGTCTTGGTGTTGACGCTGATCGTGTTGACGCTCGTCGCGATCATCTCGGCGAGCTGGTTGAGGAAGTCCCGCTGGATGTGCGTGAACGGCTGGAAGGAGGCCAGCTCGATCACTCCGAGCACCTTGCCCTCGAAGAGCACCGGCAGCACGATCACATGCGCGGGCGGCGCCTCCCCGAGACCGGAGGAGATCTTCAGATACCCCGGCGGCACATGGTCGACCTGGATCGTCCGCTTCTCCTCTGCCGCCGTCCCGATGAGCGTCTCACCGGGCCGGAACGAGGTCGGCATCGAACCCGCCGAGTAGCCGTAACTCCCCCGCATCCGCAGCTCGTACGAGCCGTCCTCGTCGTTGTCCGGACCGACCTCGTCCGAGTCGCCCGGGGACATGGCCAGGAAGAACGCCCCGTGCTGCGCCGAGACCACCGGCGTCAGCTCGCTCATGATCAGCGAGGCCACGTCGTCCAGATCACGGCGGCCCTGCATCAGACCGGAGATCCGGGCGAGGTTGCCCTTCAGCCAGTCCTGCTCCTTGTTGGCGAGGGTGGTGTCGCGGAGGTTCGCGATCATCGTGTTGATGTTGTCCTGGAGGACCTGGATCTCGCCGGCCGCGTCCACGTCGATCTTGAGGTTCAGATCGCCGCGGGTCACCGCGGTGGCGACGGCCGCGATGGCGCGCACCTGCCGGGTGAGGTTCCCGGCCATCTCGTTCACCGACTCGGTGAGGTCGCGCCAGGTGCCGTCCACGTCCCGCACCCTCGCCTGACCGCCCAACTGCCCCTCGGTGCCCACCTCGCGGGCGACCCGGGTCACCTGCTCGGCGAACGAGGACAGCTGGTCGACCATCGTGTTGATGGTGTTCTTCAGCTCCTGGATCTCACCGCGCGCGTCGATGTCGATCTTCTTGGTCAGGTCGCCCTTGGCGATGGCGGTGGTGACCGTGGCGATCTGCCGCACCTGGCCGGTCAGGTTGGACGCCATCGAGTTCACGGACTCGGTGAGGTCCTTCCACGTACCGGCGACCCCCGGCACCCGGGCCTGGCCGCCCAGCTCGCCCTCCGTGCCCACCTCACGGGCCACCCGCGTGACCTCGTCGGCGAAGGAGGACAGCGTCGTCACCATCGTGTTGACCGTGTCGGCCAGCTCCGCGACCTCGCCGCGCGCCTCGACGGTGACCTTCTTCGTCAGATCGCCGTTGGCGACCGCGGAGGAGACCCGGGAGATGTTCCGCACCTGGCTGGTCAGGTTGTTCGCCATCAGGTTGACGTTCTCGCTGAGGTCCTTCCAGATGCCGGTCGCCCCGCGCACCCGTGCCTGACCGCCGAGAATCCCCTCGGTGCCCACCTCACGGGCCACCCGGGACACCTCGTCGGCGAAGTTCAGCAACTGGTCGACCATCGTGTTCACGGTCGTGACCAGTTCGAGGATCTCGCCCTTGGCGTCGACCGTGATCTTCTTCGAGAGATCGCCCTTGGCGACCGCGGTGGTGACCTCGGCGATGTTGCGGACCTGGAGGGTCAGGTTGTTCGCCATGCCGTTGACGGACTGGGTGAGGTCCTTCCACGTACCGGACACGCCCTGCACCTCGGCCTGACCGCCGAGGATGCCCTCCGTACCCACCTCACGGGCGACCCGCGTGACCTGCTCCGCGAAGTTGGACAGCTGGTCCACCATCGTGTTGAGGGTGTTCTTCAGCTCCAGGATCTCGCCCCGGGCGTCCACGTCGATCTTCTGCGACAGGTCACCCCGCGCCACCGCCGTGGCGACCTGCGCGATGTTACGGACCTGAGCGGTGAGGTTCCCCGCCATCCCGTTCACCGAATCGGTCAGATCGCGCCACACTCCGGCGACACCGGGCACCTGCGCCTGGCCGCCGAGACGGCCGTCCGTACCCACCTCGCGGGCCACCCGTGTGACCTGGTCGGCGAAGGCGGAGAGCTGGTCGACCATGGTGTTGATGGTGTTCTTGAGCTCCAGGATCTCGCCCCGGGCGTCCACGTCGATCTTCTGCGACAGGTCACCCCGCGCCACCGCCGTCGTCACCTGGGCGATCTGCCTCACCTGGGAGGTGAGGTTCCCCGCCATGAAGTTGACGGAGTCCGTGAGCTCCTTCCACGTACCCGAGACGCCGTCCACCCGCGCCTGACCGCCGAGACGGCCCTCGGTGCCCACGTCCCGGGCCATCCGCGTCACCTGGTCGGCGAAGCTGGAGAGCTGCGCCACCATCGTGTTGACGGTGTTCTTCAGCTCCAGCATCTCGCCGGCCACGTCCACGGTGACCTTCTGCGACAGGTCACCGTTGGCGACGGCCGTGGTGACCTGCGCGATGTCCCGGACCTGACCGGTCAGGTTGCGGAACGCGGTGTTCACCGAGTCGGTGAGGTCCTTCCACGTCCCCGCCGCGCCCGGCACCTCGGCCTGCCCGCCGAGCCGGCCCTCGACGCCGACCTCCCGGGCCACGCGGGTCACCTCGGAACCGAACGACTGGAGCTGGTCCACCATCGTGTTGACGGTGTTCTTCAGCTCCAGCATCTCGCCGGCCACATCGACCGTGACCTTCTGCGACATGTCACCGCTGGCCACCGCGGTCGTCACCTGAGCGATGTCGCGCACCTGCGTGGTGAGGTTCCGGAAGACCGTGTTCACCGAGTCGGTGAGGTCCTTCCACGTCCCCGCGGCCCCCGGCACCTGCGCCTGGCCGCCGAGGAGACCCTCGCCACCGACCTCGCTCGCCACCCGCGTCACTTCGTCCGCGAAGGTCCGCAGCGTCTCGGTCATCTGGTTGATCGTCTCGGCGAGCTGCGCTACCTCACCGCGCGCGCTCACCGTGACCTTCTGTGTCAGGTCACCGCTCGCGACGGCCGTCGTCACCTCCGCGATCCCGCGCACCTGGGAGGTGAGGTTGCCCGCCATCGTGTTGACGGAGTCGGTGAGGTCCTTCCACACCCCGGCCACACCCGGCACGGTCGCCTGGCCGCCCAGCTCGCCCTCCGTACCCACCTCACGGGCGACGCGCGTCACCTCGGAGGAGAAGGAGGACAGCTGGTCGACCATCGTGTTGACGGTGTTCTTCAGCTGGAGCATCTCACCGGCCACATGGACGGTGACCTTCCGCGACAGATCCCCCTTGGCGACCGCCGTCGTCACCAGCGCGATGTCCCGCACCTGGGCCGTCAGCCGGTACGCCATGGTGTTCACGGAGTCCGTGAGGTCCTTCCAGGACCCGGACATGCCCCGCACCTGCGCCTGGCCCCCGAGCTTGCCCTCGGTGCCCACCTCGACGGCGACCCGGGTCACCTGCTCGGTGAAGACCGACAGCTGGTCGACCAGGTTGTTGACCGTACGGGCAACCTTCAGGAACTCACCGCGCAGCGGCCGCACCGTCTCGTCCTGCGTGTGCGAGCGCAGCTCCATCCGCTGCTCCAGATCACCGTCGGCGACCGCCGACAGGACCCGGCCCACTTCGGAGACCGGCCGCGCGAGATCGTCGACGAGCTCGTTGGAGGCGTCGATCGCGGCGGCCCAGGAACCCTCGCAGGCGCCCGTCTCCAGCCGCTCCGTGAGCTTCCCCTCCCGCCCGACCACCCGCCGTACGCGAGCCAGCTCACCGGTCAGGTGGAGATTCCGGTCGGCGACCTCGTTGAAGACCGCCGCGATCTCCGTCATCACGCCGTCGCCGGAGACGGTGAGCCGCCTGCGGAAATTGCCGTCGCGCATCGCCACGAGGCCCGCGAGCACTCTGTTCAGAGCTGCCGCGTCCACTTCGACGGTGCCATTGCGCTGCTTTTTCACGGACTGTCCGCCTTTTGTACGCGCCTTCGAACCCTGCGCCGCCACGCCAGACTCCACCGTGTCCCTCCCGCAGGGGTTGACCGTTTCACTCGGGCCTATCCGGAAGCTTGCCCAGTTCCACTTTGGCTCACCGCCACAGCACACCGTCAACGGGTAGCGGGGCGGACGTCAAATCGTTGCAACGTACCAGGCCGGAACAGGTCCGCGGGCAACCTGCACCGGTTGTCCCCCGTCCCCTGTACCGGGAGTCCATACTTGTGCGCCCGCGCACCACCACCGGGACGACTTGTCCCGAACTCGGCCCTCGTGTATCCGGCACCCTGGGCGAACGTCTAGCCTGGCAAGCGAATCGAAGCGGCGATAAACGGGCACAGGACTCGGGGAAGCGACGAGACACCAATATGGGGAGTGCTGTGATCACCGCGCGCGCGGCCGCCACCTTCGAACCGGTCGGGCGCTCCGTCGCGACCGCCCGCGCCTTCGTCCGGGACACGCTTCAGGGGTGGGGTTACAACGATCTCGTCGACGACGCCGTCGTCCTCACCAGTGAACTCGTGACCAACGCCGTCATCCATGCGGGGACGGCGGCCGACGTCCTGTGCCTGCGCACCGGGGAAGGCGTCCGCGTCGAGGTCTCCGACCACTATCCGGAACGCGAGGTCCCGCTCCAGAGCAGCGCCCTCGACTTCGGCAGCCCGGACCGCGAGAACGGCCGCGGTCTGCTGCTCTGCGCCGCTCTGGCCTCCCGCTGGGGCGTGGAGTACTCCCGCACCCGCAAGCACGTGTGGTTCCAGCTGGACCTGCCCGAGCGGCCCGTGGGCATCCGCTCCGCCGGCCCGGTCCTGCCCACCTCGCTGCTCCCGGTCACCGACCAGCGGATCCGGGTCGCCGTCGTGCAGATCGACAGCGTCGGCGCGATCAGCGCGTGGAACGACGACGCCGCGTACGTCTTCGGGCACACCGCGGAGCAGGTCACCGGCAAGCAGTTCACCGACTTCGTGGCCTGGCCGCACACCCCGGGGACCAACACCGGCATCGCCGACGCCCTCCAGCTCTCCCGCTGGGAGGGCAGCTACGGCATCCGGGGCGCGGACGGCCGGACGATCGCCGTCTACGCGTCGCACCTGCGGGTCCGCGACACCGACGGCGACCCGTCCACGGTCTGCCTGCTCGTCCGCGACGACGAGCGCGCCGTCCTCCAGACC is a genomic window of Streptomyces sp. YPW6 containing:
- a CDS encoding two-component system response regulator, with product MVQKAKILLVDDRPENLLALEAILSALDQTLVRASSGEEALKALLTDDFAVILLDVQMPGMDGFETAAHIKRRERTRDIPIIFLTAINHGPHHTFRGYAAGAVDYISKPFDPWVLRAKVSVFVELYMKNCKLREQAALLRLQLDGDGHAGGEHEKESAGLLAELSARLAAVEEQAEALSKQLDDESADAAAVATAAHLERKLTGLRRALDALEPGTGGGVVPAQS
- a CDS encoding HAMP domain-containing protein translates to MKKQRNGTVEVDAAALNRVLAGLVAMRDGNFRRRLTVSGDGVMTEIAAVFNEVADRNLHLTGELARVRRVVGREGKLTERLETGACEGSWAAAIDASNELVDDLARPVSEVGRVLSAVADGDLEQRMELRSHTQDETVRPLRGEFLKVARTVNNLVDQLSVFTEQVTRVAVEVGTEGKLGGQAQVRGMSGSWKDLTDSVNTMAYRLTAQVRDIALVTTAVAKGDLSRKVTVHVAGEMLQLKNTVNTMVDQLSSFSSEVTRVAREVGTEGELGGQATVPGVAGVWKDLTDSVNTMAGNLTSQVRGIAEVTTAVASGDLTQKVTVSARGEVAQLAETINQMTETLRTFADEVTRVASEVGGEGLLGGQAQVPGAAGTWKDLTDSVNTVFRNLTTQVRDIAQVTTAVASGDMSQKVTVDVAGEMLELKNTVNTMVDQLQSFGSEVTRVAREVGVEGRLGGQAEVPGAAGTWKDLTDSVNTAFRNLTGQVRDIAQVTTAVANGDLSQKVTVDVAGEMLELKNTVNTMVAQLSSFADQVTRMARDVGTEGRLGGQARVDGVSGTWKELTDSVNFMAGNLTSQVRQIAQVTTAVARGDLSQKIDVDARGEILELKNTINTMVDQLSAFADQVTRVAREVGTDGRLGGQAQVPGVAGVWRDLTDSVNGMAGNLTAQVRNIAQVATAVARGDLSQKIDVDARGEILELKNTLNTMVDQLSNFAEQVTRVAREVGTEGILGGQAEVQGVSGTWKDLTQSVNGMANNLTLQVRNIAEVTTAVAKGDLSKKITVDAKGEILELVTTVNTMVDQLLNFADEVSRVAREVGTEGILGGQARVRGATGIWKDLSENVNLMANNLTSQVRNISRVSSAVANGDLTKKVTVEARGEVAELADTVNTMVTTLSSFADEVTRVAREVGTEGELGGQARVPGVAGTWKDLTESVNSMASNLTGQVRQIATVTTAIAKGDLTKKIDIDARGEIQELKNTINTMVDQLSSFAEQVTRVAREVGTEGQLGGQARVRDVDGTWRDLTESVNEMAGNLTRQVRAIAAVATAVTRGDLNLKIDVDAAGEIQVLQDNINTMIANLRDTTLANKEQDWLKGNLARISGLMQGRRDLDDVASLIMSELTPVVSAQHGAFFLAMSPGDSDEVGPDNDEDGSYELRMRGSYGYSAGSMPTSFRPGETLIGTAAEEKRTIQVDHVPPGYLKISSGLGEAPPAHVIVLPVLFEGKVLGVIELASFQPFTHIQRDFLNQLAEMIATSVNTISVNTKTEKLLEQSQELTEQLRDRSQELENRQKALQASNAELEEKAELLAQQNRDIEVKNTEIEEARQVLEERAEQLAVSMRYKSEFLANMSHELRTPLNSLLILAKLLADNAEGNLSPKQVEFAETIHGAGSDLLQLINDILDLSKVEAGKMDVSPTRIALVQLVDYVEATFRPLTAEKGLDFSVRVSPELPATLHTDEQRLLQVLRNLLSNAVKFTDSGAVELVIRPAGADVPNAIREHLLEAGSLRDADADLIAFSVTDTGIGIASSKMLVIFEAFKQADGTTSRKYGGTGLGLSISREIARLLGGEIHAASEPGRGSTFTLYLPLHRAELPPQGYPPVGSGSAEVLGGSGEMGQAQSPQGQSAPYGDPANSAGVFRRRRKALGDAGRKPALPAGRTASESAPQQEEWVQGSQGESQGQDQGAAVEPAPRRTFRFRGEKVLIVDDDIRNVFALTSVLEQHGLSVLYAENGREGIEVLEQHDDVTVVLMDIMMPEMDGYATTTAIRRMPQFAGLPIVALTAKAMKGDREKAIDCGASDYVTKPVDPDHLLAVMEQWMHGE
- a CDS encoding DNA translocase FtsK, whose amino-acid sequence is MASRTSGKGSQGTAGTTKRVGRTPGPAKKAAPARKTAPKKSAAPAKRAPAKKAAARKPAPKPAPSPTGGVYRLVRAVWLGAAHGVGAVFRSIGRGAKGLDPAHRKDGLALLLLGLALIVAAGTWSNLQGPVGDLVEMLVTGAFGRLDLLAPILLGAMAVRLILYPERPEANGRIVIGLSALVVGVLGQVHIACGSPGRDAGTEAMQDAGGLVGWAMSKPLIFMMGEVLAVPLLVLLTVFGLLVVTATPVNAIPRRLRQLGVRLGIVEPTPEEIEGYEDDDERYDEQWREALPGRNRRPGTRRTDAGPVHDDHDRAEEEALTKRRRTRRPSAQPAMNRPLDAVDVAAAAAAALDGAVLNGMPPSPVVADLTQGVSADRERTGTPVPGAREAEERPRPGVRKSAPASEGAEERSGGVPDLTKPAPESAPGLPARAEQLQLSGDITYSLPSLDLLERGGPGKTRSAANDRVVESLTTVFTEFKVDAAVTGFTRGPTVTRYEVELGPAVKVEKITALTKNIAYAVASPDVRIISPIPGKSAVGIEIPNSDREMVNLGDVLRLAEDDDPMMVAFGKDVEGGYVMHSLAKMPHMLVAGATGSGKSSCINCLITSIMVRATPEDVRMVLVDPKRVELTAYEGIPHLITPIITNPKKAAEALQWVVREMDLRYDDLAAFGYRHIDDFNKAVREGKVKLPEGSERELSPYPYLLVIVDELADLMMVAPRDVEDSIVRITQLARAAGIHLVLATQRPSVDVVTGLIKANVPSRLAFATSSLADSRVILDQPGAEKLIGKGDGLFLPMGANKPTRMQGAFVTEEEVAAVVQHCKDQMAPVFRDDVVVGTKQKKEIDEDIGDDLDLLCQAAELVVSTQFGSTSMLQRKLRVGFAKAGRLMDLMESRSIVGPSEGSKARDVLVKPDELDGVLAVIRGESAP